Within Candidatus Limnocylindrales bacterium, the genomic segment TTTTGTTGAAGACCAATGAAGAACCTCCGGGTGTTTCAATAGTTCCTTGGCTAAAATAGCCATATCATAAGCACTGGTATAATTCTCCTCCTGACCCTTACCGGCAGGTAAACCGTGAACATTGGCAAAGGTTGTATCGTTCATGCCTAATTCTTTAGCCCGCTCATTCATGAGCTGCACGAAAGCTTCTGTACTACCGGCAATGTGTTCTGCCAGTGCAGTAGCCGCATCATTTGCCGAGGAAATAGCAACGGCTTTTAAAAGTTCTTCTACCGGGAAAACTTCCCCTTCCTTTAAATAAACCTGATGACCTCCTATTTTGCTGGCCCAGGCGGATGCTGTAACCGGATCGGTAAAGTTAAGTAATCCCTGTTGAATTCTTTCCATAACCAGAAGGATCACCATCATTTTAACAAGGGAAGCGGGAACTAATCTTTGATGGATATTATATTCAAAAAGGATTTGTCCGGTGTCTGCATCCATAAGAATAGCAGATTTATAGGGTGGTGGATTGCCATTTTGGGAATTTGCCTCTTGTTGTGAAGAAGGACGTTTTTTGGCTGCATCGGCCAAATCGGAATGAAAAAATAAAAGTAAATAATTTATTATTAAAATATAACAAAGGCCTTTGGTGAAAATAGATTTCATAACTTATTCCATTTGTAATCAACCCTGGCAAAAACCAGAAGTGGAATAAATTCTGACTTCTGGTTTCTGCTTTATAAAATAGACTTACCCATGGCTGAGGAAATTATTTCAACTCCCAGTTCTGCGGTAGCGTTCATATGGTCCAGGATTGGATTAACTTCCATGAGTTCCAGAGAGATGAGCTTTTTTGAATCTGCTATCAATTCCATAGCCAGATGTATTTCCCGGTATGTTAATCCTCCTCGGACGGGTGTTCCCACTCCTGTTGCGATACCAGGGTCTACCACATCCATGTCGATACTCACGTGAATCCCGCTGGTACCTCGACCAGCAAACTTTAGAGCTTCGAGTATCACCTGTTTCATTCCCAGTTCGTCGATATCCCGCATGGTAAAAACTTTAATTCCCGTATCATGCACAAGCTTTTTCTCATAAGGATCTAAGTTACGAACCCCTATGAGAACCGTATGCTCACTGAAAACTTTGGGGGAATATCCCCCCAGTTCCACCAACTGAGGAGGTCCGTATCCCAGACAGGCGGCCAACGGCATTCCATGAATGTTACCGCTGGGAGTAGTCTCTGGAGTATTCATATCTCCGTGGGCATCAAACCAGAGTAAACCTATTTTTTCCGACCGCTCGCGATAATAGGAGGACACTCCGGAAATGGTTCCCACGGCAACGCTATGATCACCTCCCAGAACAATGGGGAAATATTGCTGGCTTAAACAAGTTTTGACCGTTTCATAAAGGGTCTTACAAGTCGCCGCAATTTCTGACAGGTATTTGGCTCGAGGATCTCCGGGATCTCGGGTCTCAGGAATCGGAACCCTGATGTCTCCATGGTCGACGACTTTATACCCCAGCCGCTCGAGTTCTCTACTAATTCCGGCTATTCTAAGAGCGCTAGGCCCCATATCGACCCCCCGTCGTCCGGAACCCAGATCCATAGGAACCCCTATAATCTTAACCTGCTTTAAAAACATAAGAACTCAGGAGTCGGAAGCCAGAAGTCTAAGCATCTTTTGACCTCGGATTCTGGCCTTTAAATTCAAATTTTTAAAGATAAAGCCGATGCTCCCGAATATACTTTTCAACGGATTTTGGAACCAAATGGCTGATAGAAAGACCTTTCTTGATTCTATTACGAATCAGGGTACTGCTGATATTCGGGAAAAAAATATTGGGAGTTCCGTCCTTGATATCTTCTAAATAACCACTCCTTGGAATAACTCGAAAAGTAATCATTTTTTGAAGGAGATCA encodes:
- a CDS encoding D-alanyl-D-alanine carboxypeptidase family protein, translated to MKSIFTKGLCYILIINYLLLFFHSDLADAAKKRPSSQQEANSQNGNPPPYKSAILMDADTGQILFEYNIHQRLVPASLVKMMVILLVMERIQQGLLNFTDPVTASAWASKIGGHQVYLKEGEVFPVEELLKAVAISSANDAATALAEHIAGSTEAFVQLMNERAKELGMNDTTFANVHGLPAGKGQEENYTSAYDMAILAKELLKHPEVLHWSSTKEDTFRNGTFTLTNTNKLLGVFPGLDGLKTGYTAEAGFNLCATAKRDDLRLISVVMGGSNSRDRFAETTKLLSMGFNTYKKVNLFKKGFTIDKEVTVLKGKTYKVKPVPAQDVGVLIKKGQENLLKTEYANLVDSVEAPVQKGQKVGEIVVKLQDQILTKTDLIIDEDVPVGSFITRFIWWVWEKI
- the rocF gene encoding arginase; the encoded protein is MFLKQVKIIGVPMDLGSGRRGVDMGPSALRIAGISRELERLGYKVVDHGDIRVPIPETRDPGDPRAKYLSEIAATCKTLYETVKTCLSQQYFPIVLGGDHSVAVGTISGVSSYYRERSEKIGLLWFDAHGDMNTPETTPSGNIHGMPLAACLGYGPPQLVELGGYSPKVFSEHTVLIGVRNLDPYEKKLVHDTGIKVFTMRDIDELGMKQVILEALKFAGRGTSGIHVSIDMDVVDPGIATGVGTPVRGGLTYREIHLAMELIADSKKLISLELMEVNPILDHMNATAELGVEIISSAMGKSIL